A single window of Usitatibacter rugosus DNA harbors:
- the mltG gene encoding endolytic transglycosylase MltG yields the protein MRKLKVLILLVLASLLGAAAWLALFASKALQPPVPGYEFHVRPGASLRGVSRRLSDEGLLPDANSFWILARILGKDRAMQAGTYRLDAPMTPIELLDKLNRGDVVNVDIAFIEGTTVRQWLAALALQPRLKQTLPGKSKDEVRAAAGLPEGSLEGWLFPDTYRFDPGTADADVLKRAHAAMKKRLAEAWQARDPDVPLANPYEALILASIVEKETGAAAERPLVASVFVNRLRKGMRLQTDPTVIYGMGATFDGNIRKKDLSADTPWNTYTRDGLPPTPIAMPGAASLAAATRPAKSDYLYFVGKGDGTHQFSRTLEEHNRAVAKYQLGKG from the coding sequence ATGCGAAAGCTTAAGGTCCTCATCCTGCTGGTCCTGGCCTCGCTGCTCGGCGCGGCCGCGTGGCTCGCGCTGTTCGCCTCGAAGGCCCTCCAGCCGCCGGTGCCGGGCTACGAGTTCCACGTGCGGCCCGGAGCCTCGCTGCGCGGCGTCTCGCGCCGCCTCTCCGACGAAGGCCTCCTGCCCGACGCGAACTCCTTCTGGATCCTCGCTCGCATCCTCGGCAAGGACCGCGCGATGCAGGCCGGCACGTATCGCCTCGACGCTCCGATGACGCCGATCGAGCTGCTGGACAAGCTGAATCGCGGCGACGTGGTCAACGTGGACATCGCGTTCATCGAAGGTACGACCGTGCGCCAATGGCTGGCGGCGCTCGCGCTGCAGCCGCGCCTGAAGCAGACGCTGCCCGGCAAATCGAAGGACGAAGTGCGCGCGGCCGCCGGCCTGCCGGAAGGCTCCCTCGAAGGCTGGCTCTTCCCCGACACGTATCGCTTCGATCCGGGCACGGCGGATGCGGATGTCCTCAAGCGCGCGCACGCCGCGATGAAGAAGCGCCTGGCCGAGGCCTGGCAGGCTCGCGATCCCGACGTGCCGCTCGCCAATCCCTACGAGGCCCTGATCCTCGCCTCGATCGTCGAGAAGGAAACGGGCGCCGCCGCGGAGCGTCCCCTCGTCGCGAGCGTGTTCGTGAACCGCCTGAGGAAAGGGATGCGCCTGCAGACCGATCCCACGGTGATCTACGGCATGGGTGCCACCTTCGACGGCAACATCCGCAAGAAGGACCTCTCCGCCGACACGCCGTGGAATACGTACACGCGCGATGGCCTGCCGCCCACGCCGATCGCGATGCCCGGGGCGGCCTCCCTCGCCGCGGCGACGCGTCCCGCGAAGTCCGACTATCTCTATTTCGTCGGCAAGGGCGACGGCACGCACCAGTTCTCGCGCACCCTCGAGGAGCACAACCGCGCGGTGGCAAAATACCAGCTCGGGAAAGGATGA
- a CDS encoding TatD family hydrolase, whose product MFVDSHCHLDFPELRSDLDGVLARMRENGITHALTISTTLETFPAVRDVARSQPNLWCSAGVHPDERGDGREASVEELLAMADDPKVVAIGETGLDYFRVEGDLDWQRERFRRHIRAARACAKPLVIHTRQSAADTVRILDEEGARDVGGVMHCFTETWDVAKAAIDLGFYISFSGIVTFKNARDLKEVAKQVPLDRMLVETDSPYLAPVPHRGKTNEPSFVRHVAEEVARLKEVPLEAVAEATTKNFFALFRNARPAAA is encoded by the coding sequence ATGTTCGTCGACTCCCATTGCCACCTCGATTTCCCCGAGCTGCGGTCCGACCTCGATGGCGTCCTCGCGCGCATGCGTGAGAACGGCATCACGCACGCACTGACCATCAGCACCACGCTCGAGACCTTCCCCGCGGTTCGCGACGTTGCGCGCTCGCAGCCCAACCTCTGGTGCTCCGCGGGCGTGCATCCCGACGAGCGCGGTGACGGCCGCGAAGCTTCCGTGGAGGAGCTGCTCGCGATGGCCGACGACCCGAAGGTCGTCGCGATCGGCGAGACGGGCCTCGACTACTTCCGCGTCGAGGGCGACCTCGATTGGCAGCGCGAGCGCTTTCGCAGGCACATCCGGGCAGCACGCGCCTGCGCGAAGCCGCTCGTGATCCACACGCGCCAGTCGGCGGCGGACACGGTGCGCATCCTGGACGAGGAGGGCGCGCGGGACGTGGGCGGCGTCATGCATTGCTTCACGGAGACGTGGGACGTGGCGAAGGCGGCCATCGACCTGGGCTTCTACATCTCGTTCTCCGGGATCGTCACGTTCAAGAACGCCAGGGATTTGAAGGAGGTCGCGAAGCAGGTGCCGCTGGACCGCATGCTGGTCGAGACCGACTCGCCGTATCTCGCGCCCGTGCCCCATCGCGGCAAGACCAACGAGCCGTCGTTCGTGCGCCACGTGGCCGAGGAGGTCGCGCGCCTGAAGGAGGTCCCGCTCGAAGCGGTGGCGGAAGCGACCACGAAGAACTTCTTCGCGCTCTTCAGGAACGCCCGGCCCGCGGCGGCGTGA
- a CDS encoding class I SAM-dependent methyltransferase, translating to MFGFDPAKRLGHVQAPVRVVLWDGRDFALSDSPSATLRVKHPGAALALRRPSLLSLAEAYIEGDIDFEGDIGAAIRTAEALSRSTGDGLFGRSGPRAALHTRRGDRQAIAHHYDVSNEFYALWLDSRMVYSCAYFHSESDTLAQAQVQKLDHICHKLRLEPGDRFLDVGCGWGALVMHAARAYGVNATGITLSENQYRLANERIRAAGLQDQCRVLLEDYRDHHGTYDRVASVGMFEHVGLKNLPTYFQCVRRLLREGGAFLNHGITTSDTGNRSLGLGAGEFIDRHIFPRGELPHLHLVVKEMSDADFEVHDVETLRPHYAKTLSHWSANFEARLAEASAASSERIARTWRLYLAGCAHAFEQRWISIHQVLATKETQPGRSEMPLTRDWMYR from the coding sequence TTGTTCGGATTCGATCCCGCCAAGCGTCTTGGCCATGTGCAGGCTCCCGTGCGCGTCGTGCTCTGGGACGGCCGCGATTTCGCCCTCTCCGATTCCCCGAGCGCCACGCTGCGCGTGAAGCACCCGGGTGCGGCGCTCGCGCTGCGACGTCCGAGCCTCCTCAGCCTCGCTGAGGCGTACATCGAGGGCGACATCGACTTCGAAGGGGATATCGGCGCCGCCATCCGCACGGCGGAGGCACTGTCCCGTTCGACGGGTGACGGGCTCTTCGGGCGCTCGGGCCCGCGCGCCGCGCTGCACACGCGCCGCGGCGACCGCCAGGCGATCGCGCATCACTACGACGTCTCCAACGAGTTCTACGCGCTCTGGCTCGACTCGCGCATGGTCTATTCATGTGCCTACTTCCACAGCGAGTCCGACACGCTGGCGCAGGCGCAGGTGCAGAAGCTCGACCACATCTGCCACAAGCTGCGGCTGGAGCCCGGCGACCGCTTCCTCGACGTGGGTTGCGGCTGGGGCGCGCTCGTCATGCACGCAGCCCGCGCTTACGGCGTGAACGCGACGGGCATCACGCTCTCCGAGAACCAGTATCGCCTCGCCAACGAGCGCATCCGCGCCGCGGGCCTCCAGGACCAGTGCCGCGTCCTGCTCGAGGACTACCGCGATCACCACGGGACCTACGACCGCGTGGCGAGCGTCGGCATGTTCGAGCACGTGGGCTTGAAGAACCTGCCGACCTATTTCCAATGCGTCCGCCGCCTGCTGCGCGAGGGCGGGGCGTTCCTGAACCACGGCATCACCACCTCGGATACCGGCAACCGCTCGCTGGGCCTGGGCGCCGGCGAGTTCATCGACCGCCACATCTTCCCCCGGGGCGAGCTGCCGCACCTGCACCTCGTCGTGAAGGAGATGAGCGACGCGGACTTCGAGGTCCACGACGTCGAGACCCTGCGGCCGCACTACGCGAAGACGCTCTCGCACTGGAGCGCCAACTTCGAGGCGCGGCTCGCCGAGGCGTCGGCCGCGTCGAGCGAGCGCATCGCCCGCACCTGGCGCCTCTATCTCGCGGGCTGCGCGCATGCGTTCGAGCAGCGCTGGATCTCCATCCACCAGGTGCTTGCCACGAAGGAGACGCAGCCGGGGCGCTCCGAAATGCCGCTCACGCGGGACTGGATGTACCGCTGA
- the rlmM gene encoding 23S rRNA (cytidine(2498)-2'-O)-methyltransferase RlmM: MAESMVIYCRAGFEREVAQEITAEAARCEVEGFVRAKPDSGFAVFQAHEPAAAEALATGIEFSSLIFARQLIRYATLVSDLPVGDRIGPIVAAARERGTRFQGLHVDMPDTNDGKALSSLIKPLMPHLERALAKAGVVLDEPRSPDRLHIFFVGGTACYVGVSAIANSSPWPMGIPRLRMPRGAPSRSTLKLAEALMVFLGNEETAKRITPGMTAVDLGASPGGWTWQLAQRHVKVLAIDNGPMDPALLETGLVKHWREDAFHYRPKDPVDWMVCDMVEKPSRIADLAARWIRDGSCRETIFNLKLPMKKRWEEVQLCRERIDAGLGEIPARLRIKQLYHDREEVTAHLETLAERDKGRS; encoded by the coding sequence ATGGCTGAGTCCATGGTCATCTACTGCCGGGCCGGCTTCGAGCGCGAGGTGGCCCAGGAGATCACGGCGGAGGCGGCGCGCTGCGAGGTCGAGGGCTTCGTCCGCGCGAAGCCCGACAGCGGCTTCGCCGTCTTCCAGGCCCACGAGCCCGCGGCGGCCGAGGCGCTCGCCACCGGGATCGAGTTCTCGTCGCTCATCTTCGCGCGCCAGCTCATCCGCTACGCGACGCTCGTCTCCGACCTTCCGGTGGGCGACCGCATCGGCCCGATCGTCGCCGCCGCCCGTGAACGGGGCACGCGCTTCCAGGGCTTGCACGTCGACATGCCGGACACGAACGACGGCAAGGCGCTTTCCTCGCTGATCAAGCCGCTGATGCCGCACCTCGAGCGCGCCCTCGCGAAGGCCGGCGTGGTGCTGGACGAGCCGCGCTCGCCCGACCGGCTGCACATCTTCTTCGTCGGCGGCACGGCGTGCTATGTGGGCGTCTCCGCGATCGCCAACAGCTCGCCGTGGCCGATGGGTATCCCGCGGCTACGCATGCCGCGCGGCGCGCCGTCGCGCTCCACGCTCAAGCTGGCCGAGGCCCTGATGGTCTTCCTCGGCAACGAGGAGACCGCGAAGCGCATCACGCCCGGCATGACGGCCGTGGACCTGGGCGCCTCGCCCGGCGGCTGGACGTGGCAGCTCGCCCAGCGCCACGTGAAGGTCCTGGCGATCGACAACGGGCCGATGGATCCCGCATTGCTGGAGACCGGCCTGGTGAAGCATTGGCGCGAGGATGCGTTCCACTACCGACCCAAGGATCCGGTCGACTGGATGGTCTGCGACATGGTCGAGAAGCCCTCGCGCATCGCCGACCTTGCCGCGCGCTGGATCCGCGACGGATCGTGCCGCGAGACGATCTTCAACCTGAAGCTGCCGATGAAGAAGCGCTGGGAAGAGGTGCAGCTGTGCCGCGAGCGCATCGATGCCGGCCTGGGCGAGATCCCCGCGCGCCTGCGCATCAAGCAGCTCTACCACGACCGCGAGGAAGTCACGGCGCACCTCGAGACACTTGCCGAGCGCGACAAGGGCCGGTCATGA
- the holB gene encoding DNA polymerase III subunit delta', producing MTPYPWHRAALERLLADRTRLPHALLVQGRSGIGKSEFAKALANAVLCESPKGAFACGTCSSCHWFSQGNHPDYREVIPEAAEEDAEGEAETAKADTKKSVVIKIDQIRAQADFISLSTHRAGLRVLVIRPAEAMHPGAANALLKTLEEPPPSTLIVLVSDQPARLLPTIRSRCRALVLPMPVEAEALAWLKAEGVEDPRTALAVAGGAPLLARDLAAPEEMQLRRKVLAELSRASGAEPLTFAERIDRPALDRTVYWMQTWVHDLMRVRAGASVRHHVDLVPAAQAKARAADPERLYDLERELRAARRLASHPLNARLLAEHLLMSYNRATSGTR from the coding sequence ATGACACCGTATCCCTGGCATCGCGCCGCGCTGGAGCGCCTGCTCGCCGATCGCACGCGCCTGCCGCACGCGCTCCTGGTGCAGGGCCGCTCGGGCATCGGCAAGAGTGAGTTCGCCAAGGCACTCGCCAACGCCGTGCTGTGCGAATCGCCCAAGGGCGCCTTCGCCTGCGGTACGTGTTCGTCCTGCCATTGGTTCTCGCAGGGCAACCATCCCGACTATCGCGAGGTGATTCCCGAAGCCGCCGAAGAGGATGCGGAAGGCGAGGCCGAGACGGCCAAGGCCGACACCAAGAAGAGCGTGGTCATCAAGATCGACCAGATCCGCGCGCAGGCGGATTTCATCTCGCTCTCCACGCACCGTGCGGGGCTGCGGGTGCTGGTGATCCGTCCGGCCGAGGCGATGCATCCCGGGGCGGCCAACGCATTGCTGAAGACCCTCGAGGAGCCGCCGCCTTCGACGCTCATCGTGCTCGTGAGCGACCAGCCCGCACGCCTGCTGCCGACCATCCGCAGCCGCTGCCGTGCCCTCGTGCTCCCCATGCCGGTCGAGGCCGAGGCGCTGGCCTGGCTGAAGGCCGAAGGCGTGGAAGACCCGCGCACCGCGCTCGCCGTGGCCGGAGGCGCGCCGCTCCTGGCCCGCGACCTCGCCGCCCCCGAGGAGATGCAGCTGCGCCGCAAGGTGCTGGCGGAGCTCTCGCGGGCCTCGGGCGCGGAGCCCCTGACATTCGCCGAGCGCATCGACCGGCCCGCGCTCGACCGCACCGTGTACTGGATGCAAACCTGGGTCCACGACCTCATGCGGGTGCGGGCGGGCGCTTCGGTGCGCCACCACGTGGACCTGGTCCCCGCGGCACAGGCCAAGGCGCGGGCCGCCGACCCCGAGCGCCTCTACGACCTCGAGCGCGAGCTGCGGGCCGCCCGCCGGCTGGCCTCGCACCCCCTGAATGCCCGGCTGCTGGCCGAGCACCTGCTCATGTCCTACAATCGGGCTACATCGGGTACCCGATAG
- the tmk gene encoding dTMP kinase translates to MRGRFITLEGIDGAGKSSHVQFIADQVRERGVHVIDTREPGGTRVGEDVRKIVLHEPMGVRAEAYLMFGARSEHVTKVIEPALAAGEWVICDRFIDSTYAYQCGGHGLPRATFDALVKALEPAPVPDATFLFDVDPALAAERQQGQQRTPDRFEREKTDFFRRVRGAYLERARDEPARIRVIDASGSFEQVRARLEAALAPVLA, encoded by the coding sequence ATGCGCGGGCGATTCATCACGCTGGAAGGCATCGACGGTGCGGGCAAGTCCTCGCACGTCCAGTTCATCGCCGACCAGGTGCGGGAGAGGGGCGTGCACGTGATCGACACGCGCGAGCCCGGAGGCACCCGCGTGGGCGAGGATGTGCGCAAGATCGTCTTGCACGAGCCGATGGGCGTGCGCGCCGAGGCCTACCTCATGTTCGGCGCACGATCGGAACACGTGACGAAAGTGATCGAGCCCGCGCTCGCCGCCGGTGAGTGGGTGATCTGCGACCGCTTCATCGACTCCACGTACGCCTACCAGTGCGGTGGCCATGGCCTGCCGCGCGCCACCTTCGATGCCCTCGTGAAGGCCCTCGAGCCGGCCCCGGTGCCCGACGCCACCTTCCTCTTCGACGTGGATCCGGCGCTCGCGGCCGAACGCCAGCAGGGCCAGCAGCGCACGCCCGACCGCTTCGAGCGCGAGAAGACCGACTTCTTCCGCCGCGTGCGCGGCGCCTACCTCGAACGCGCACGCGACGAGCCCGCGCGCATCCGCGTCATCGACGCGTCCGGATCCTTCGAACAGGTTCGCGCCCGCCTCGAGGCCGCGTTGGCCCCGGTCCTCGCATGA
- a CDS encoding PilZ domain-containing protein yields the protein MSTADTATAHRPGVFSLVIRSKASLYAAWIPLLKGGGLFLPSNRDHRLGEEVIVLLSLLDDPSRISLQGIVAWVNPAHTAGNRPQGIGIQLQDSEQARDFRKKVEGLLAGALQSSRPTHTL from the coding sequence ATGAGCACAGCCGACACCGCCACCGCACACCGGCCTGGGGTCTTCTCCCTGGTGATCCGGTCCAAGGCCTCGCTCTACGCGGCCTGGATCCCCTTGCTGAAGGGCGGCGGGCTCTTCCTTCCCAGCAACCGCGACCACCGCCTCGGCGAAGAGGTGATCGTCCTCCTCTCGCTGCTGGACGATCCGTCGCGCATCTCCCTCCAGGGCATCGTCGCCTGGGTGAACCCGGCGCACACGGCCGGGAACCGTCCGCAGGGGATCGGCATCCAACTGCAGGACAGCGAGCAGGCCCGGGACTTCCGCAAGAAAGTCGAAGGACTTCTCGCCGGCGCACTGCAGTCCTCGCGGCCGACGCACACGCTCTGA
- a CDS encoding GNAT family N-acetyltransferase, with the protein MGSIELVQFREATPEREAEVARVMAECPDYYRAVQGRLAGPGEVKDFFHAEVPGIPPEDVRSYGIYSQGRMVGLASLVLGWKRPGQSMIGFLAVSERERGHGFARAACCALEATARSSPHGTSMRIGIVETNANAFGFWRHLGFVETGERKTLEEFAGDVILLEKPLHG; encoded by the coding sequence ATGGGGTCGATCGAGCTCGTGCAGTTCCGCGAGGCCACCCCCGAACGCGAGGCCGAGGTCGCGCGCGTGATGGCGGAGTGTCCCGACTACTACCGGGCCGTGCAGGGCCGCCTGGCGGGCCCCGGGGAAGTCAAAGACTTCTTCCACGCGGAGGTCCCCGGCATCCCGCCCGAGGACGTGCGCTCGTACGGCATCTATTCCCAGGGCCGCATGGTCGGCCTCGCAAGCCTGGTCCTCGGGTGGAAGCGCCCCGGCCAGTCGATGATCGGATTCCTCGCGGTCTCGGAGCGCGAGCGGGGCCACGGGTTTGCGCGAGCCGCTTGCTGCGCGCTCGAGGCGACCGCGCGTTCCTCGCCGCACGGCACCTCGATGCGCATCGGCATCGTCGAGACCAACGCGAATGCCTTCGGCTTCTGGCGGCACCTCGGATTCGTCGAGACGGGCGAGCGGAAGACGCTGGAAGAGTTCGCGGGCGACGTGATCCTCCTCGAGAAGCCCCTGCATGGCTGA